In Niallia sp. FSL W8-0635, one genomic interval encodes:
- a CDS encoding D-alanyl-D-alanine carboxypeptidase family protein, translating into MKSRKFIILTIITSILFLAIPQNSSAQMYVSAQSAILMEQDSGRVIFEKDAHTQRRIASITKIMTAILAIESGKLDETVTVSNNAIRAEGSSIYLQEGEKIKLEDLVYGLMLRSGNDAAVAIAETVGGSLDGFVYLMNQKAEEIGMKNTHFANPHGLDDHEDHFSTAYDMALLTRYAMKNDTYKKIAGTESYRSESSNNKWDRVWKNKNKLLTSLYEYSTGGKTGYTKRAKRTLVSTAEKDGVSYIAVTLNDPDDWDDHINMFETAFKQYKMVQVVEEGKIKTVKDKFYKNKVYLKSTVDFPVTKKEEDLFKVEYKLTKVKKDWQRNQEVVPEIVGEAKIYLDDKLVDSVPIHFKHDKKKESKSFLDYFKNMFMAMTGVGKDG; encoded by the coding sequence ATGAAATCACGTAAATTTATTATTCTTACTATCATTACCTCCATTCTGTTCCTTGCTATTCCACAAAATAGCAGCGCCCAAATGTACGTTAGTGCGCAAAGTGCTATTTTAATGGAACAAGATTCTGGACGAGTTATTTTTGAAAAGGATGCACATACACAAAGAAGAATTGCTAGTATAACAAAAATAATGACGGCAATCCTTGCTATTGAGTCTGGAAAATTAGATGAAACCGTGACTGTTAGTAATAATGCCATTAGAGCAGAAGGATCGTCTATCTACTTACAAGAAGGAGAAAAAATTAAATTAGAAGATCTTGTATATGGATTAATGCTTCGTTCTGGAAATGATGCGGCAGTTGCTATTGCTGAAACAGTTGGTGGGAGTTTAGATGGCTTTGTTTATTTAATGAATCAAAAGGCAGAAGAAATTGGAATGAAAAATACTCATTTTGCTAACCCACATGGACTTGATGATCATGAAGATCATTTTTCAACTGCCTATGATATGGCTTTACTTACCCGTTATGCAATGAAGAATGATACATACAAAAAAATTGCTGGGACAGAAAGCTATCGTTCTGAAAGCTCCAACAATAAATGGGATCGGGTCTGGAAAAATAAAAATAAACTTTTAACGAGTCTATATGAATATTCGACCGGTGGGAAAACAGGTTACACGAAGAGAGCAAAAAGAACGCTAGTAAGTACGGCTGAAAAGGATGGTGTGTCCTATATAGCTGTAACTTTAAATGATCCTGATGACTGGGACGATCATATCAATATGTTTGAAACGGCATTTAAACAATATAAGATGGTACAAGTAGTAGAGGAAGGGAAAATAAAAACAGTTAAAGATAAGTTTTATAAAAATAAAGTTTATTTAAAATCAACTGTTGATTTCCCTGTTACAAAGAAAGAGGAAGATTTATTTAAGGTAGAGTATAAATTGACAAAGGTTAAGAAAGATTGGCAAAGAAATCAAGAGGTCGTACCTGAAATAGTTGGTGAAGCAAAAATATATTTAGATGATAAGCTCGTTGATAGTGTCCCGATTCATTTTAAACATGATAAGAAAAAAGAATCAAAAAGCTTTTTAGATTATTTTAAGAATATGTTTATGGCAATGACTGGGGTTGGCAAGGATGGTTAA
- a CDS encoding superoxide dismutase, with protein sequence MSSYNEYVRNVLIWNQQLKSLLEAEEVQKEESIWKRLDKFSQLMEGVQRRPIETEELIRIQHEAEDLHDQMESYFAQRQQLGTIFMKVPSVAAGNHQLPKLPYGYNALEPYITKEIMELHHQKHHQAYVDGLNKAEEKLKAARKNNDFSLVKHWSRELAFHGSGHYLHTIFWNNMSPNGGGEPKGALMEEIKNYFGSFKAFKQHFSEAAKAVEGVGWALLVWSPRARHLEVLQSERHMLLTQWDTIPLLVLDVWEHAYYLQYKNNKGQYIENWWNIVNWKDVESRFLKASELKWRPY encoded by the coding sequence ATGAGTAGTTACAATGAATATGTTAGAAATGTTTTAATTTGGAACCAGCAATTAAAAAGCTTATTAGAAGCAGAAGAAGTCCAAAAGGAAGAAAGTATTTGGAAAAGGCTTGATAAATTTTCGCAGTTAATGGAAGGAGTTCAACGACGACCAATCGAAACGGAAGAATTAATTAGAATTCAGCATGAGGCAGAGGATCTTCATGATCAGATGGAAAGTTACTTTGCGCAAAGACAGCAGCTGGGAACAATATTTATGAAAGTGCCAAGCGTTGCCGCTGGAAATCATCAATTGCCCAAATTACCTTATGGATATAATGCTCTAGAGCCTTATATCACAAAAGAAATAATGGAGCTACATCATCAGAAGCATCATCAAGCCTATGTAGATGGGTTAAACAAGGCGGAAGAAAAACTAAAAGCAGCAAGAAAGAATAATGACTTTTCCCTTGTTAAACATTGGTCGAGGGAACTTGCTTTTCATGGTTCGGGACATTATCTTCATACAATTTTCTGGAATAATATGAGCCCAAATGGTGGAGGGGAGCCTAAAGGGGCATTAATGGAGGAGATTAAGAATTATTTCGGTAGTTTCAAAGCTTTTAAGCAACATTTCTCAGAAGCAGCAAAAGCGGTAGAGGGGGTTGGCTGGGCACTTCTAGTTTGGTCTCCAAGAGCTAGGCATTTAGAAGTTCTTCAATCGGAACGTCATATGCTCTTAACACAATGGGATACTATTCCGTTGTTAGTACTTGATGTTTGGGAACATGCTTACTATTTGCAGTATAAAAACAATAAAGGACAATATATAGAAAATTGGTGGAATATTGTTAATTGGAAGGATGTTGAAAGTAGATTTTTAAAGGCTAGTGAATTAAAATGGAGACCTTATTAA
- the scpB gene encoding SMC-Scp complex subunit ScpB encodes MKVNDWKAIVESLLFAAGDEGLTIKQLMHVLDMEQLEVEQLVDELVKNYRKDKTRGISIIEIAGTYQFGTKKEHSEYLKKLVESPHASTLSQAALETLAIIAYKQPITRAEIEEIRGVKTERPLHTLSAKALIKEVGRAEGAGRAILYGTTKEFLDHFGLKNLGELPPLTEKEEEFNQEEADLFFESFQQIED; translated from the coding sequence TTGAAAGTGAATGATTGGAAAGCGATAGTGGAGAGTCTTTTATTTGCAGCAGGGGATGAAGGGTTAACTATCAAGCAATTAATGCATGTCCTAGATATGGAGCAATTAGAGGTAGAGCAATTAGTAGATGAGCTAGTAAAAAATTATCGTAAAGATAAAACAAGAGGAATATCCATTATTGAAATAGCAGGTACCTATCAATTCGGCACGAAGAAAGAGCATTCAGAGTATCTAAAAAAATTAGTGGAGTCTCCTCATGCTTCTACTCTATCGCAGGCTGCTTTAGAAACGTTGGCTATTATTGCATATAAACAGCCGATTACACGTGCAGAAATTGAGGAAATTAGAGGAGTAAAAACAGAAAGACCTCTTCATACGCTTTCAGCTAAAGCGCTAATTAAAGAAGTTGGTAGAGCAGAAGGGGCAGGTAGAGCGATTCTTTATGGAACAACAAAGGAATTTCTAGATCACTTTGGATTAAAGAATTTGGGGGAATTGCCTCCGCTGACAGAGAAAGAAGAAGAATTCAATCAAGAAGAAGCAGATTTATTTTTTGAATCTTTTCAGCAAATAGAAGACTAA
- a CDS encoding segregation/condensation protein A, whose product MQYNVKIDSFEGPLDLLLHLINKLEIDIYDINVTEITEQYLEYVHAMQVLQLDVASEFLVMAATLLAIKSKMLLPKHEEDLLDDDLIYEPEEDSREELIERLVEYRKFKEAADDLKEMELERGLIFTKPPSDLSDFSLNKEDNAKQELDVSLYDMLAAFQKLLKRKKLQAPLATKITRQEIPIENRMEEIVGFLRNRKGRTSFDELFPVATKSHIVVTFLAILELLKRRQIFVEQEGNFADIFVMGKEVE is encoded by the coding sequence ATGCAATATAATGTGAAAATTGATAGTTTTGAAGGACCGTTAGATTTGCTTCTTCATTTAATCAATAAATTAGAAATTGATATTTATGATATTAACGTAACAGAAATTACAGAACAATATTTAGAATATGTTCACGCAATGCAAGTGCTACAATTGGATGTGGCAAGTGAGTTTTTGGTAATGGCAGCAACTCTTTTAGCGATTAAAAGTAAAATGCTCCTCCCAAAGCATGAGGAAGATTTGCTTGACGACGATTTAATCTATGAGCCGGAAGAAGATTCACGAGAAGAACTAATTGAAAGGTTAGTAGAATATCGTAAATTTAAAGAGGCAGCAGACGATTTAAAAGAGATGGAATTAGAAAGAGGGCTAATTTTTACGAAACCTCCAAGTGATTTATCGGATTTTAGTTTAAATAAAGAAGATAACGCAAAACAAGAGTTAGATGTATCTTTATATGATATGCTGGCTGCCTTTCAAAAATTGCTTAAACGAAAGAAATTACAGGCGCCACTTGCAACAAAAATTACGAGGCAAGAAATCCCAATTGAAAATCGAATGGAAGAAATAGTCGGATTTTTACGGAATAGAAAAGGCAGAACATCATTTGATGAACTTTTTCCAGTTGCGACTAAATCACATATCGTTGTGACTTTTTTGGCAATACTAGAACTTTTAAAGCGTCGACAAATATTTGTGGAACAGGAAGGAAACTTCGCAGATATTTTTGTTATGGGAAAGGAAGTTGAATAA
- a CDS encoding DUF309 domain-containing protein, with the protein MYPKEYIQFLVHFHGDQDFFECHEILEEYWKKVDNQNKESLWVAFILMAVSAYHHRRENYKGAEKTIKKSRALFEKFKEDIGKLGLDGTRLITLLQKQNYFIEQKQIFHPYHLPISDLSLENHCIELAHSMGMSWKNSEIISPNIIHRHLTRDRSSVIQEREKAIQKRQKS; encoded by the coding sequence ATGTACCCAAAGGAATATATACAATTTCTCGTTCATTTTCATGGAGATCAAGATTTTTTCGAATGTCATGAAATATTAGAGGAATATTGGAAAAAGGTTGATAATCAGAATAAGGAGTCCCTCTGGGTTGCATTCATTCTGATGGCAGTTTCTGCCTACCATCACCGCAGAGAAAATTATAAGGGAGCGGAAAAAACAATAAAAAAAAGCAGAGCGCTTTTTGAAAAATTCAAAGAAGACATAGGTAAACTTGGTCTTGATGGAACTAGGTTAATCACTTTATTACAGAAACAAAATTATTTTATCGAACAAAAACAAATCTTTCATCCGTATCACTTACCGATTTCTGATTTAAGCCTAGAAAATCACTGTATAGAATTAGCACATTCGATGGGCATGAGCTGGAAAAATAGCGAAATTATTTCTCCTAACATAATTCATCGTCATTTGACTCGAGATAGAAGCTCGGTAATTCAGGAACGTGAAAAAGCAATTCAGAAGAGACAAAAATCTTAA
- a CDS encoding GNAT family N-acetyltransferase, whose translation MIIRYKKAFEKIAMGLLSFMPAEKDLKVLQQTIKQYESNENWQLFLWKDEEDIIGLIGVIFEDESSITIQHITVNPSHRHQGVGKSMVQAVKGLYPNRTMKSNDLIVNFLSKCNDGVQVDK comes from the coding sequence ATGATTATTCGATATAAAAAGGCATTTGAAAAGATTGCAATGGGCTTATTATCTTTTATGCCTGCAGAAAAAGATTTAAAAGTATTACAACAAACAATTAAACAATATGAGTCGAATGAAAACTGGCAATTATTCTTGTGGAAAGATGAAGAAGATATTATTGGTTTAATCGGTGTTATTTTTGAAGATGAATCTTCCATAACGATTCAGCATATAACGGTAAATCCATCGCATAGACATCAAGGTGTTGGAAAATCCATGGTACAGGCTGTTAAAGGGCTTTACCCTAATCGTACGATGAAATCAAATGACTTAATTGTGAATTTTTTATCTAAGTGTAACGATGGTGTTCAAGTAGATAAATAG
- a CDS encoding DUF1002 domain-containing protein, with protein sequence MKKNKILLMVLTFLLLLPIPAYADVAVGDMIVTLGENLTAEQKQLLLTEMNAPEGVEIITVSNQEEHQYLGNYISKSLIGTRAISSSAITMGDKGTGIQVTTKNINWVTDEMYINALITAGIKDAKIYITAPIEVSGTAALTGIIKAYEVSTDTVIPEDVKQAANEEMVETANLGEDIGKEEATALMAKIKEQIAEEKPQTVEEVQTIIQDSAKELNITLTDEQLQSLISFFNKLKELNIDWNQVGNQLNDAKDKLTGYLESEEGKGFLAKIKEVFASIVDAIKSFFS encoded by the coding sequence ATGAAAAAAAATAAAATTCTACTTATGGTACTTACTTTCTTACTATTACTACCAATTCCAGCGTATGCAGATGTCGCGGTTGGCGATATGATTGTTACCCTCGGAGAAAATTTAACAGCGGAACAAAAACAACTTTTATTAACAGAAATGAATGCTCCAGAGGGTGTTGAAATTATAACTGTTTCCAACCAAGAGGAACATCAATATCTAGGAAATTATATCTCAAAATCGTTAATTGGTACTAGAGCTATATCTTCTTCTGCCATTACAATGGGGGACAAAGGTACTGGTATTCAAGTGACAACGAAAAATATTAACTGGGTAACCGATGAAATGTACATTAATGCATTGATTACTGCCGGGATAAAGGATGCGAAAATTTATATTACCGCACCAATCGAGGTTTCAGGCACAGCTGCCTTAACAGGTATTATTAAAGCATATGAAGTTTCAACTGATACAGTAATTCCAGAAGACGTAAAACAGGCTGCAAATGAAGAGATGGTAGAAACAGCTAATCTAGGCGAGGATATTGGAAAAGAAGAAGCTACTGCTTTAATGGCAAAAATTAAAGAACAGATAGCAGAGGAAAAACCGCAGACCGTGGAAGAAGTACAAACAATTATTCAAGATTCTGCTAAAGAATTAAATATTACTTTAACAGATGAACAGTTACAGAGCCTTATTTCTTTCTTTAATAAACTAAAAGAGCTTAACATAGACTGGAATCAAGTAGGAAATCAACTTAATGATGCAAAGGATAAACTGACTGGCTATTTGGAAAGTGAAGAAGGAAAAGGTTTTCTAGCAAAGATTAAAGAAGTATTTGCCAGTATCGTGGATGCAATCAAATCTTTCTTTTCCTAA